The window aatttaatgggaaggtaatttttttttattttttaaaccaaaattttccccaactttctcctttttcagttggaaataggtaagattaatatgtttacccaaaaaaattaatatattcgtctttttttcctaatactgtattttaaaatttattgtagtatttttagatttttttcctaaaactgtattttaaaatttattgtagcaattatttgggattcatatattacaatgcttataattttctactgtttctttaattatgccaaatttttttttctaattgctcaaccttgattggttggtcataaacccttcttttttcgcaaacataattattactattattcattcaatcccaaatgAAGATAACGAATAGAAGTTCATCAACCTAATagatggataaaataggttCATCagacacaagcttacaacaaatatagatagatagattggaaaaaaaaatcgttgttgatagatccataggagctcaaaagACTCTGACACCCTAAAATCTCCCAAGACGTAACAAATCGGCCAtcaaatatgggtgggtccacgagccgggaatagatgtagactgagagtggacatgggctcactaagcaaggtggcggttgaggcgttacagagacagatgCTACagcatggtgtgtcaaagacacttccactaatacattgggaaatttaacattattactatcaaaaaattttgtgacgttagaaaaaagtttttattttcattgtttgTTGGAACAAGcgattttgagatagcaaaaatatgtgaacattTTCTTTCCagacaggaggagggcagagccgaggttctctatatggtggagaaggttggatacaaggttatctacccaagggaggaaggtggaggaggttggatgcaaggttatctctccaagggaggaaggcggagccaaggttctctctatggtgaaggaggttagacgcaaggttctctccttaagggatgagggcagagccgagggtttctccatggtggtcatacattattgtgatgatacatcattgattagtatattatgtaatatattttttattcaaaatgttttgtgagccaacaattttcgtaattaaaaaactatgcaaaagtgaaagtaaaatagttggcttaatgtatttatatagacattttctaggtggtgttaaagaatatttttgtaacatagagtatatttaggtgtaaaaacatacacttttaatagtaacatatataaaagatttgtaaatggatataaatcagtgtattataacaaaactaaaatctataaataacatagaacaaattttaatacatttttgttaaatttaatttaatttataaaactttaaaccctcacatcgggcgggtcttcatctagttatatataaagttagctttctctcttctcattttACCACCTAAAtagcatttatttttttgttttaaatacaattaaaatattcatttagagttatgttacttataattaataaaaagtttaaataaattaaaattaattatgtaaggtaaatgaaatgttttcttttttgacaacagagaaacaagattgactcaaacaagccaatacgAAGGGACATTGTTTACATATGTAGCTAAATGTGGAACTGTGCGAACTCGTCGCGCAAAgttatccgctttaccatttTAAGAGTGCGGGACGTAGACTAAGGAAATAGAGGTAAACTCCTTTTTATCCGCCTGGATGTCATCCAAATAAGGTGTAAAGGCTTGCCACTCGGAAGGcaaagacaccatcttcactaagtcggaGCAGTCGGTGAGGAAAACGATAGATTGGTTATCTGTCCAAATCATACAGCGCATGGCCCATACAAGGGCTTCAATCTCGGCATGAAGAGGGGAGAGACTACAGCGAAGGTTGGCAGCTCCCATAGTGGGGGCGTCACCCCAGGGTGATGTGCAGAACCACCTTCTACCCGCATAACGATCCGTTGTTTTCTAGGAcccatcaacaaaaaaatataactcgATATTAATATCCGATGCTAATGCCATATCCTCTGTCTGAGCCCCTACTTCCCCGGGGAACAACCTCAATATTAATATCCGATGCTAATGCCATATCCTCTGTCTGAGCCATAGTCCATGCTTTTTTCTCATCCTCTGCCAGCCGCATAATCGCAAGGGGGTTTGAATCCAGATTACTGAAGAGTTTGTCGTTACGcgctttccagatataccacaaaatccacgGAAAAAATTCCTGTGTCGGAACATTTGTAAACCGCAAAAAAAGAGAATCCATGTTTGTGAAAATCGATTCCGATAGGAAAACACCCAAGGCTATCGGGAACTGTGACAAAGCCCAAACCTATCTAGCTGGCGGGCATTCAAAAAGGGTATGATTAATTGTTTCCTCTTGAaaaccacaaaggccacacgtAGCATCACAACTCATACCACGTTGCCGTAGATTAGTTGTAACCGCCACGCAACCCGAAagaacttgccacataaaatgatGCAGTTTCGGTGGGCACCTAATTTTCCACACAAAGGCCTGAAGAGTTACGGTGTCTGAACCAAATACTTTCGTCCCAGCGGGAGCTGTCATATTTGAACGAAGATAATGGTACCCTGATTTTACCGTATATTTACCAGAATTGGTAAAATGCCATCCTAGCAAATCCGGTTTATCCGGCTGTCGCAACGGTAAGGCATAAATTATAGCTACATCTTCCGGTACAAACGTAACCGTAAGCTGAGCCATATCCCAGGAATTAGAACTCTAGTcaataaaatttgtaactcGGAGCAGAGGACCAGTAGGTGATCCTTTGCACAGTGCTGGTCTCGGAGATTGAGCAGGGATCCATGGGTCAGTCCATACAGAAATGGAGGCACCagatcctacccgtttaataagtcctttattAACCATAGAGCGAGCAGAAACTATACTCCGCCACCCATAAAATGGCAAgtaagatttaattggatcTAAAGGATCAAAATGCCGATAGTGTCGGCCTTTAAACAACCGTGCAAAAAGTGACTCTGGTACTGTGATTAAACGCCAAAGCTGCTTTGCCAGCAGAGCGGTGTTATAATCATCCAAGCATCGGAAACCTAAACCTCCTGCATCTTTACCATTACATAATTTATCCCACGCCACCTAGTGTAGCCCTCGTGTTTGTCCAGAtgagctccaccaaaaattagaaattgcaCTAGCCAACTTCCTAGTAACCATGTTATGTAGTCGGAAACACGACATCACAAAAGTAGGAACAGACGTAGCAACGAACTTGATCATAACCTCCTTACCACCTTTTGATAAAAGCCTAGCCGGCCACCCACTTGCCCATGCTTGCAATCTGTCCTGAACGAAAGAAATGATTTTCGTCTTAGCCTCTCCCAGACTTTCCGGGATAACTAAGTAAGATGCCATACCACCCACAGTTATGATCCCCAGAACCCCTTTTAACTCTTCCCTGAGCCTATTATGCACCGTGTGGCCAAACTGGACCGAGGACTTCTGAAAATAGATTTGTTGGCCAGGAACCCATTCATACCTATGAAGGATCCCTAATACCACCTCACATTGCTCCTTCGTGGCCCGACAGAAAAAGAGACTGTCATCCACAAATAAGAGATGGGAAATGGCGGGACTAGCAGTCGAAACCTTGATCTCAGTAAGAAGTGTCAGCCGTTCTGCTGTCCGAAAATGTGTGATAAGCACTTCCGTACAAAAAATAAAGAGGTAAGGCGACAAAGGGCCCTCGACAAGGAATAATCGATCCATATGCCTGCCCATTAAGCAAGACCTTGTATTGAACCTACTTTACACAGCACATAATCCAGGATATCCATGTCTCACAAAACCCGAACTGCCTGAGCAAGTGTTCGACAAAGGACCACTCTACCCGGTCataggccttactcatatccgtttttaTAGCCATGAACTTCCCCTTACAAGAGGGGTTGGTTCGTAGACAGTGAAACATTTCCTAAGCAATcaaaatgttatccaaatttaAGTGACCCTCTACAAATGCCGATTGTGTTTCGGAGACAAGAGATGGTAAAATAGTGCGAAGTCGCTGGCTCAGAACCttagatataattttataaccaaCATTGCATAGGCTAATAGGCCGTAACTCTATCATCCTCGTTGGCGTATCCACCTTTgggataagacaaatatttgtcacATTGAGCCTTTTATCGAAATCCCCATATCGCAAGAAGGAATTGACCAAAAGCACCAGATCTGCTTTAACCGTAGCCCAAGCTTTCTGGTAAAAAAGGGCAGTCATCCCATCCGGTCCCGGAGCCTTATCCGGATGCATCAGGAACAGTGCCAGTTTAATCTCCTGTTTTGTAACCTCTCAAGTTAAAAATTCATTTGTCCCCAAAGAAATAATTGGCTGAACCTCGTCTAACATTTCTTCAAAATCGGAAGGGTCCAAAGATGTAAATAAATCCTGAAAATAAGAGACCGCAATATGTTGGATATCACTCTCCTCCGTCATCCAATTACCATGCTGGTCATGGAGACCAACAATACGGTTCCGAACACGTCGTTGTTATGTCTGAGCATGGAAATAGCTAGTATTATGGTCACCAAGCCGCATCCACCGACTCCTGTTTTTTTGGTACCAATACACCTCCTCATCTTTATACGTCTCAAGTAAGCTCCGCAAGTTCATCAACTGAAGTAGCATCATTTTCCTGAGCCACCGCTAATTTGGAATTTATATCCTCAATTGACTCCCGCCCATAAGGTAATTGCTCTTTCCTCCATCGAGAAATAGCACGGCGACATTTGGTAATTTTATCCACCAGGGTGGAAGAGGGTACGCCCCGTCGTAGCCTCCCAACCCTCAGTAACAACATCAatgaaatgttaaaataagaaaaaaaatattataatttttttattagtggtaataatataattcaaattttcttttaaactgATCatagtttaaagttttaaatgtgTTGATGAGTTTAAGACTGgaagtaaattttatattcatggtagaataaaacaaaatttatgtaattgaatttataaaattttaaataggaaaaaaaattgaaagtgaaatattagtttatactatgatcaaaaaagaaaacaaatttgatacttcataaattgaatcaaatatttttattccaaaTTCATGTATTGAAATATAGTAACTAAAGAGAAAGTAGTTATAATATGTCTTGAAAGTCAATTTACagtctaatatattttttatgttagccAATAGAATGTGGAAAAGCGTATATATCAAAAGGCAACAAGTTCATCATAGATAATAAAGAAAGAATCTATATTATGAGTAAGTAATATATCAAAAGGCAACAACTTCTAGAGAggcttagaagttagaacatgttgatgtattctttaaaaatgttgatgcatcatgaaactgactttctttgtggtgtatgaatgaatgatgtatggaatgaatagaagtcagggtgtttcaattccccttatgcagttgcagtataagaggtgtcaatcctatctgagtgattgtgaacaattaagatgtacatatgagtctaagtcaagccaattgtaaagattgtttgtcactaacaatcctaaaatgagatatgaaatgcagaaagtaaaaacaactagaacaggatactaaatgcaaacagaacaaacaaattaaagctataatgaaactagaacaaagatagaaactatgctaatgaactaatgcaagacaagtaatgaacaagaAACTATGTGAATGCaaaggaaatgaaacaggaatgaaacaagacaatcacaaatcaaaaacacaagttctggggatgaactcgagcagcactcgaccgagtgtaggtcgagtacgtggtcgagctagacttaaacgtgaaaacagagcaacacaagaaaaacagagcaatgctaaaactaatcaaacaacaagcaagcaatgatatttagactaagatttcaataaacaaagaaggccttgaggagggattcatgggctgagctaatcattgtggttatctaacttggtcaacaaatctcaagcaaacattgagctgatctctagacatactattctaatacatgtttaatccactctcatggcaagaaacaatcaaacctatgcaattctagacttgttctcacaaagaaaagaatctacacaagcaggcattaagcaatacatctcaaaccaaacaagactcctaatctcttagcaagcctaatggtaagctctagatctagccttatctatgctccttagacattggtgtgatgctaagatgcttgaaatcaaaccctaccctctcagatataggatcagcattaagatcatctagcctagaagagatctacaacaatcaagcttgaccaaatcaaacaaaccacaagatcaacccagcctaacccatcctcaaggtcctaaacaaactactcacaagaacacatggtgaaatatgtcaaaaacccagaaaataatgaaacttgcatcattagaaagatgaaacagagatctacaatattgatgaaggaataaaactcgaaatcttaatactttgaaagttatgaaacaaacaaaatataagaatctagtctttctctctcaaacaagtacaaaatctaaaaaaaaaaaaaagtgcaaaaggaataaaatctaaaaaaggtaaaaactaggttttagactctctaaaaagctggactcctttgtggctgcaagtacaagggccttatataggaggtgaggtggaagccctaaaaatacaaaaagtcaaagtggtcaacggctcggtcaactcgaccagtgctcggtcgagtggctggtcgagctggcttctctcgtgcattctccactcggtcgagtcctcctcagcacacggtcgagtggtggtcgagtggtgcggtcgagttggactccggaccttgattctacagccttaactctcttgttttctcctcaggattgcttcacttctcctcagcattgcttccatgctccttaagctccaaaatcacctgtttatgcatgaaaagatgcaaatgcaatgcaactatactctaatgcatgattagtcctaaagctacacaataatggcctaaatggatagcaaaagatgcaaaagttgtgaataaactaagggaaaacaaggtaaaatatatgaacatcacatcaccaaaaaataaaaatgtatcgaGAGTAAAACCAAAGATTTGTTTCATCCTCTTATGATAAACCATGAAGATATGAACATATGGTTTAGGCGCTAAAATTTTCTCAACAATCTGTAGGGTTGTAAAAGTTACTAGGAATTTGGTTAACattgtagagaaattcatgaaaatgagaccttagagaaataaaattttctacATGAAAAAGATCagagttttgttcactatcaaatgaAAGATAGTTAAATCAATGATATAATGTTGGTTGAGGAAAATaaagatagaaaagaaaaagatattaaattaaattctaaagttatattcaagaaat is drawn from Camelina sativa cultivar DH55 chromosome 8, Cs, whole genome shotgun sequence and contains these coding sequences:
- the LOC104709387 gene encoding uncharacterized protein LOC104709387; translation: MDRLFLVEGPLSPYLFIFCTEVLITHFRTAERLTLLTEIKVSTASPAISHLLFVDDSLFFCRATKEQCEVVLGILHRYEWVPGQQIYFQKSSVQFGHTVHNRLREELKGVLGIITVGGMASYLVIPESLGEAKTKIISFVQDRLQAWASGWPARLLSKGGKEVMIKFVATSVPTFVMSCFRLHNMVTRKLASAISNFWWSSSGQTRGLH